A portion of the Tiliqua scincoides isolate rTilSci1 chromosome 3, rTilSci1.hap2, whole genome shotgun sequence genome contains these proteins:
- the GPR12 gene encoding G-protein coupled receptor 12: MNEDLKVNVTWLPQDHLEASPTENVSAAVTSLIPVNDPKPGFIVNPWDIVLCTSGTLISCENAVVVLIIFHNPSLRAPMFLLIGSLALADLLAGIGLIFNFIFAYLVQSESTKLVTVGLIVASFSASVGSLLAITVDRYLSLYYALTYNSERTVTFTYIMLILLWGASICIGLLPVMGWNCLKDESTCSVIRPLTKNNAAVLSVSFLLMFALMLQLYIQICKIVMRHAHQIALQHHFLATSHYVTTRKGVSTLAIILGTFAACWMPFTLYSLIADYTYPSIYTYATLLPATYNSIINPVIYAFRNQEIQKALWLICCGCIPSNLSARARSPSDV; this comes from the coding sequence ATGAACGAAGACCTGAAGGTTAATGTAACGTGGCTGCCTCAGGATCACTTAGAAGCCAGCCCGACTGAGAATGTATCGGCTGCTGTCACCTCTCTGATTCCTGTCAATGACCCAAAGCCTGGCTTTATAGTAAACCCTTGGGATATTGTCTTGTGTACTTCGGGAACCCTTATCTCCTGTGAAAATGCTGTTGTGGTCCTTATTATCTTCCATAATCCCAGCCTTCGTGCCCCCATGTTCCTCCTGATAGGCAGCCTGGCCTTGGCAGACCTCTTAGCGGGAATTGGATTGATCTTCAATTTTATTTTTGCCTACCTTGTCCAGTCGGAATCTACTAAGCTGGTAACAGTCGGACTGATTGTTGCTTCTTTCTCTGCCTCTGTCGGCAGTTTGCTGGCTATCACTGTCGATCGTTACCTCTCCCTCTATTACGCCTTGACTTACAATTCCGAGAGGACTGTCACTTTCACCTATATCATGCTCATTTTGCTCTGGGGAGCCTCTATCTGTATTGGACTGCTGCCTGTCATGGGCTGGAACTGCCTCAAGGACGAATCCACCTGCAGTGTTATCAGACCGCTCACTAAAAATAACGCTGCTgtcctctctgtctctttcttgcTTATGTTTGCTCTCATGCTACAGCTATACATTCAGATCTGTAAAATCGTGATGCGCCATGCCCATCAGATTGCCTTGCAACACCATTTCCTGGCCACTTCCCACTATGTGACAACCCGAAAAGGAGTGTCAACTTTAGCGATTATCCTGGgaacctttgctgcttgctggATGCCTTTTACACTGTATTCTTTAATAGCTGATTACACCTATCCTTCTATATACACCTATGCTACCCTCCTTCCGGCCACATACAACTCCATCATCAACCCTGTAATATATGCTTTTCGAAATCAAGAAATACAGAAGGCACTTTGGCTCATCTGCTGTGGCTGCATTCCTTCTAACCTCTCTGCAAGAGCGAGATCACCCAGTGATGTTTGA